GTCGGAAGTACACAATCGAACATGTCCACTCCGTTCTTCACTCCGTCCAAAATGTCTGGAACGGTTCCCACTCCCATCAAGTAAAGTGGTCGAGTACGATCCGTGTGGGTCGAAATACCGTCCAAGATTCGAATGAAGTCCTTGCGAGGTTCACCGACCGAAAGCCCTCCGATTGCAATTCCGTCAAACGGAAGTGATGCGATCGCTTTCAAGCTCTCCAAACGAGAATCAAGATCAATGCCGCCTTGAAATATTCCAAAAAGATGTTGAGAATTCTTATTCTTCTCCCAATATTCCACCGACATTTCCGCCCATCGATGCGTTCGATCGAGAGATTGTCTGAGTCTTTCCGGGCTCGAATCGAAAGGAGCACAATCGTCTAACACCATCATGATGTCGGAACGTATACTTCTTTGAATGTCTATGACCGAGCTGGGCGTAAAATAGTGCCGACTTCCGTCTATATGCGATTGAAAACGAACGCCGTCTTGTTCGTATTTAAAAAGAGAATTGAGACTGAATACCTGATAACCGCCGCTATCCGTGAGAAGAGCTTTTTTCCATGTGGAGAATTTTTTGAGTCCTCCAAAACTATCGAGCACGGAAGTTCCCGGTCGGAGATAGAGATGATACGTATTCCCTAATATTAAAGAATACTCAAGTTCTTCAAGGTCGTCCATCGAGAGAGTCTTTACGACCCCCCTTGTCCCGACCGGCATAAAAACCGGAGTCTCCAGTTTTAC
This window of the Leptospira barantonii genome carries:
- the tgt gene encoding tRNA guanosine(34) transglycosylase Tgt, with protein sequence MIFQTTSEDSRTRARTGILELNGVKLETPVFMPVGTRGVVKTLSMDDLEELEYSLILGNTYHLYLRPGTSVLDSFGGLKKFSTWKKALLTDSGGYQVFSLNSLFKYEQDGVRFQSHIDGSRHYFTPSSVIDIQRSIRSDIMMVLDDCAPFDSSPERLRQSLDRTHRWAEMSVEYWEKNKNSQHLFGIFQGGIDLDSRLESLKAIASLPFDGIAIGGLSVGEPRKDFIRILDGISTHTDRTRPLYLMGVGTVPDILDGVKNGVDMFDCVLPTRNARNGQVFTSLGKINLRNEKWKNSDAPMDPNCGCKVCKRYSIGYIRHLHHVGEITAFSLSTYHNLYFMKSFIAEIQKSIQAGEFLETYARWKNLYEKPEFSG